A genomic segment from uncultured Methanobrevibacter sp. encodes:
- a CDS encoding molybdenum cofactor guanylyltransferase, whose protein sequence is MNGQKLYSCIVLSGGMSRRMGQDKGSMIIQEKPMILHILERLNYKINDAVIVLNDAQRIADYQSLLNQYCEGDIESNFDYSLEFVEDEIKEKGPISGIMTGLKNIKTDYALVLPCDSPFISEDNIDAMFALLEENLNSNNDVDAIIPFHIKSNKDKFKDNDEFNFNDASEMTADMKIANSEPLHSIYKKENVENINELLKEDKLYVKSFIKGLKNSCFIEVDNKVLFEKDFRNFNRKEDLKDLEI, encoded by the coding sequence ATGAATGGTCAAAAATTGTATTCTTGCATAGTTTTATCAGGAGGAATGAGTAGAAGAATGGGTCAGGATAAGGGATCTATGATTATTCAAGAGAAACCTATGATTTTACACATACTTGAAAGATTAAACTATAAAATAAATGATGCTGTAATTGTTTTAAATGATGCTCAAAGGATAGCTGATTATCAGTCATTACTTAATCAGTATTGTGAAGGTGATATTGAAAGCAATTTTGATTATTCATTGGAATTTGTTGAAGATGAGATTAAGGAAAAAGGCCCGATATCAGGAATCATGACTGGGCTTAAGAATATAAAAACAGATTATGCACTTGTATTGCCTTGTGATTCTCCTTTTATAAGTGAGGATAATATAGATGCAATGTTTGCCTTGCTTGAAGAAAATTTAAATTCAAATAATGATGTTGATGCAATCATACCATTTCACATAAAATCAAATAAGGACAAGTTCAAGGATAATGATGAATTTAACTTTAATGATGCAAGTGAAATGACTGCTGATATGAAAATAGCAAACAGTGAGCCATTGCATTCCATTTATAAAAAAGAGAATGTTGAAAACATTAATGAGCTTTTAAAAGAAGATAAATTATATGTTAAGTCATTCATTAAAGGATTGAAAAATTCTTGTTTTATAGAAGTTGACAATAAGGTTCTCTTTGAAAAGGACTTCAGAAACTTTAACAGAAAAGAAGATCTTAAGGATTTGGAAATATAA
- a CDS encoding methyltransferase domain-containing protein: MINDFDLLTTCDISGFIKEEIRSILIYKSAVKDSDIVLDINCGVGEISSEFSNLAQKVYAIDESPQAITISQNNIEKHGNIDNVEMINEDGLSAIEKIENFDIAILHAKNDKYNEIIDIIHEKINSKGRILILTNILDIEVNVVNKLDELNYNPQITQINISKGQLLYKGIKMESQNPMTIIFAKKR; this comes from the coding sequence ATTTCAGGATTTATTAAAGAGGAAATCAGATCAATCCTAATCTATAAATCTGCTGTGAAGGATTCAGATATTGTTTTAGACATCAATTGTGGTGTTGGAGAGATTTCCTCAGAATTTTCCAATCTTGCCCAAAAGGTATATGCAATTGATGAAAGTCCACAAGCTATCACAATAAGCCAAAATAATATTGAAAAGCATGGAAATATCGATAATGTTGAAATGATAAATGAAGATGGATTATCTGCAATTGAAAAAATAGAGAATTTTGATATTGCTATCTTACATGCTAAAAATGACAAATACAATGAAATTATAGATATTATCCATGAAAAAATCAATTCCAAAGGTAGAATTCTTATTTTAACAAATATACTTGACATTGAAGTGAATGTAGTCAATAAATTGGATGAACTGAATTACAATCCACAAATCACACAAATAAACATTTCAAAAGGACAATTATTATATAAGGGAATAAAAATGGAAAGTCAAAACCCAATGACAATAATTTTTGCTAAAAAAAGATAA